One Misgurnus anguillicaudatus chromosome 5, ASM2758022v2, whole genome shotgun sequence genomic window, ACGAGTCGCGTTTGCAGACTCCAAAGGACTTTCCCTCATCACCGTGCGCTTGTTCTCTGAGAAAGACGAGAAATTTTCACCTGAACCCGTTGCGCGTTCACGAATAAAGAAGTTAAACTGCGTTAATGAAACCGTAAAGACGTCTTTGAGTTTGCGCGTGGGCTTCGAACAGCCCTGTGTGGATTACCAAGCGTTTAGATGTCGCCTGCAGGAACGCATGGTGCTGTTGGAGAACTGTAAGGTCACGAGGCGCTCCATCATGGGTACCGTGCGCGTCAGGAATGTCTGCTTTGAAAAAGCCGTAAACATACGGATTACTTTTGACATGTGGCGCAGTTACCTGGACGTGCCGTGTACCTACCTGAATCAGTGCTATGGGGAACCTGGTACAGACGTGTTCGAGTTTAACGTGACGGTTCCTGAGCAGATGAAGACGGGGGAGAGAATCGAGTTTTGCGTGTTTTATTTACCCGGTGGATTCGGCGAGGCTTCATGGGATAATAATGATGGCAACAACTACTG contains:
- the ppp1r3c2b gene encoding protein phosphatase 1 regulatory subunit 3C-B-like; the encoded protein is MTCANVMSRLGTPVSMMSLDMMGFRCRSSPNINHHHHHLMGLSSPKPLRSCITHHHHPEFEYRHSPSRTLIKTKTHRREKRVAFADSKGLSLITVRLFSEKDEKFSPEPVARSRIKKLNCVNETVKTSLSLRVGFEQPCVDYQAFRCRLQERMVLLENCKVTRRSIMGTVRVRNVCFEKAVNIRITFDMWRSYLDVPCTYLNQCYGEPGTDVFEFNVTVPEQMKTGERIEFCVFYLPGGFGEASWDNNDGNNYCIHVCQT